The following is a genomic window from Candidatus Aegiribacteria sp..
ATCCACAGTTACATTATGCTATCTGAACAAACTCACTGAAGGCTACGCAGATGATCCTGCCTGCCAATACATTATCAACAACAGCGAAACCTGGATAATCCCGGTACTCAATCCTGACGGATACTACAGCAGCAACAGATACAACGCGAACGGTATCGATCTGAACAGAAACTGCAGTTATATGGGACCAGGCGGCGGCGGGGGCTCAACAGCATTTTCCGAACCGGAAACGGCTGCTCTTCGTGACCTTACCATGCAGAACTGGCCGGATATTGAAAACTTCATAAATCCCTTCTCTACCGGTCTTTCACTTCACAGTGGAGCACAATGCATCAACACTGTCTGGAATTACACAGTTAGCCCTCTGCCTGAGGATTATGATCTGCTCGATGCCCAGTGTAATAGCTATGTCAATGATCCCGGAATTATCGACTATTTTGGGAGCGGCGGAGCTTTCTGGATTGCTCTTCCTGGTGCAAGCTGGTATGCAATAAATGGAGACGTTAACGACTGGAGCTACGGTGAGTGCGGCACTGTTGATTATACAATCGAGACACATGATACTTTCGCGCCATCTGACTGGCCCGACATAAATATGGCTCATTATCATGCAACACTGGACTTCTTCACAACCAGTATCTACGGTATCTGGGGAACGGTAACGAATGCTTCCGGAGACCCGCTCGATGCCATGATATCCATGGGTATATCCGATGGAACGGATTCCACACCACTGCGCTTCTGCCGCACCGATGTGACTCTCGGAGATTATCATAAAACCCTGGTGCCGGGCACATACGATGTAGAGGTCAGCGCTGATGGATATGTTCCCCAGATTATTACTGATGTTGCAGTAGGCCCAGAGGAACGAGTAGAAGTCAGTTTTGTTCTATACAATGTAGGTATAGAAGATTCCGAAACAGGGAGTATTGGAACAGGAAGGCTCTGTGTTTACCCAAATCCTGCGAATGGATCTCTTAATATTTCATTGCCTGTTACAGGGGTTGGAGGAATCGTTGCAATTTACGATATTACAGGCCGTTCTGTGTATTCACAGGAAATGACCACCGAAATGGAAACATTTGTATGGAACTGCGCGGAACACAACGGTTCGGAAGTACCTTCCGGTATGTATACTGTACGATTCAACAGCGGAAATTCTTCCTGGACTACAAGATTCATAGTAAACAGATAAATCGAAAAATTGAAAGGTTCTTATAATAATGGCACATAAGA
Proteins encoded in this region:
- a CDS encoding T9SS type A sorting domain-containing protein translates to MLKFSIIIPLIIMGVSSAGNTMNSDDFSYSIPYYSVRIENISQTDIKVLEDQGFLIEWAHGDKATVYVNADQEELLRHLGFKPMHIPVPEPLIPYPSLLDIYDSAALIASNHSDICVLDTIGYSVQVRPILAVIVSDNPGVEEIEPELRIHGGIHGNEKIASTVTLCYLNKLTEGYADDPACQYIINNSETWIIPVLNPDGYYSSNRYNANGIDLNRNCSYMGPGGGGGSTAFSEPETAALRDLTMQNWPDIENFINPFSTGLSLHSGAQCINTVWNYTVSPLPEDYDLLDAQCNSYVNDPGIIDYFGSGGAFWIALPGASWYAINGDVNDWSYGECGTVDYTIETHDTFAPSDWPDINMAHYHATLDFFTTSIYGIWGTVTNASGDPLDAMISMGISDGTDSTPLRFCRTDVTLGDYHKTLVPGTYDVEVSADGYVPQIITDVAVGPEERVEVSFVLYNVGIEDSETGSIGTGRLCVYPNPANGSLNISLPVTGVGGIVAIYDITGRSVYSQEMTTEMETFVWNCAEHNGSEVPSGMYTVRFNSGNSSWTTRFIVNR